A single region of the Deltaproteobacteria bacterium genome encodes:
- a CDS encoding MopE-related protein — MSAVALLLVGGCDCGGAGLQSGRPVISVQVTALDFGAIPEATREVRGLQIDNPGLKTLEITATIEEGSPDFAVVGAQLSVPPSQSAQLEVAFTPADEGEDSAVLLLTSNDPLEPELRVDLHGGPIQALLVADPDPVVVVGDQPLETVGVTLRNDGMAHLDLRSVGVDPLGSPDFSVRATGIPTALPYRQSLTVQVDYARSTNPDQGRMVILSNDAAGEQKVVPLIPAPVALCADGIDNDGDGLTDFPDDPGCLDAVDNDEQDPPECIDDATQPCGVSEGSCVAGTRTCAGGQWGPCEGAAGPGTETCNGEDDDCDGTTDEGISAPCGAGACAGTSTCVEDAGVAGGEWGPCVVPGASAETCNGVDDDCDGQTDENLQQACTVNACVGTETCLGGGPNDWSVCQPDTVNTETCNGVDDDCDGQTDEGLGAPTCTINGCAGTRACQGSGGWSSCNPDFVDPESCNGIDDDCDGATDEDVAPQACTTTAGCTGTRSCPLNGDGQWGACQPDTTAPELCDGVDNDCDGQTDEAFPSLDTLCSVGIGECSTDGIVVCNLAETGTECSASPGTPGTEICNGLDDDCDTFDDDGLGPVPSVNQNGACAGNQDICMGSAGYQPDPGNHTPTTELCNGVDDDCDTATDEAFPTLGAACSVGAGECARSGNVVCDAALTGVECDATPGGPISELCNGLDDDCDGGTDETFPTLGAACTSGTGECARSGSFVCDAALTGVECDATPGTPGTEICNTLDDDCDGSTDEGGVCGACDPDGTYSIIAGGPTLSYSCCGGLVGVTVSSFTLANDGALATSAPSDPVPMIGGATSCNGGSFDDQGSIAGGCTEIYRVAGTFTDANTWTGTYSVTFVGSQCDCFGGLLGAPCVSQSWPITAQKP; from the coding sequence GTGAGCGCCGTCGCGCTGCTCCTGGTGGGGGGCTGCGACTGCGGTGGCGCGGGCCTGCAGTCCGGGCGCCCCGTCATCAGCGTGCAGGTCACGGCGCTGGACTTCGGGGCGATCCCCGAGGCCACCCGCGAGGTGCGCGGCCTGCAGATCGACAACCCGGGCCTCAAGACCCTGGAGATCACCGCCACCATCGAGGAGGGCTCGCCCGACTTCGCGGTGGTCGGGGCGCAGCTCTCCGTCCCCCCCTCCCAGAGCGCGCAGCTGGAGGTGGCCTTCACGCCGGCGGACGAGGGCGAGGACTCGGCCGTCCTCCTGCTCACCTCCAATGACCCCCTCGAGCCGGAGCTGCGGGTGGACCTCCACGGCGGGCCCATCCAGGCCCTCCTGGTGGCGGATCCCGATCCGGTGGTGGTCGTGGGCGACCAGCCCCTCGAGACCGTGGGGGTGACCCTGCGCAACGACGGGATGGCCCACCTCGACCTGCGCTCGGTGGGGGTCGATCCCCTCGGCAGCCCCGACTTCTCGGTGCGCGCGACGGGGATCCCCACCGCGCTGCCCTACCGCCAGAGCCTCACCGTCCAGGTGGACTACGCCCGCAGCACGAACCCCGATCAGGGGCGGATGGTGATCCTCTCCAACGACGCCGCCGGGGAGCAGAAGGTCGTGCCCCTGATCCCCGCGCCGGTCGCCCTCTGCGCGGACGGGATCGACAACGACGGCGACGGCCTCACCGACTTCCCCGACGATCCGGGCTGCCTCGACGCGGTGGACAACGACGAGCAGGATCCCCCCGAGTGCATCGACGACGCGACCCAGCCCTGCGGGGTCAGCGAGGGGAGCTGCGTGGCGGGCACCCGCACCTGCGCCGGTGGGCAGTGGGGTCCCTGCGAGGGGGCCGCGGGGCCGGGCACCGAGACCTGCAACGGCGAGGACGACGACTGCGACGGCACCACCGACGAGGGCATCTCGGCGCCCTGCGGGGCGGGCGCCTGCGCGGGCACCTCGACCTGCGTCGAGGACGCGGGCGTCGCGGGGGGCGAGTGGGGTCCCTGCGTGGTCCCCGGCGCCAGCGCCGAGACCTGCAACGGCGTCGACGACGACTGCGACGGGCAGACCGACGAGAACCTGCAGCAGGCCTGCACGGTGAACGCCTGCGTGGGCACCGAGACCTGCCTCGGGGGCGGCCCGAACGACTGGAGCGTCTGCCAGCCCGATACCGTGAACACCGAGACCTGCAACGGCGTCGATGACGACTGCGACGGGCAGACCGACGAGGGGCTCGGCGCGCCGACCTGCACCATCAACGGCTGCGCCGGCACCCGCGCCTGTCAGGGGAGCGGGGGCTGGTCGAGCTGTAACCCCGACTTCGTCGACCCCGAGAGCTGCAACGGCATCGACGACGACTGTGATGGCGCCACCGACGAGGACGTGGCGCCCCAGGCCTGCACCACCACCGCGGGCTGCACCGGCACCCGCAGCTGTCCCCTCAACGGCGACGGACAGTGGGGAGCCTGCCAGCCCGACACGACGGCACCGGAGCTCTGCGACGGAGTGGACAACGACTGCGACGGGCAGACCGACGAGGCCTTCCCCTCCCTCGACACCCTCTGCTCGGTGGGGATCGGTGAGTGCAGCACCGACGGCATCGTGGTCTGCAACCTCGCGGAGACCGGCACCGAGTGCTCGGCCAGCCCGGGCACGCCGGGCACCGAGATCTGCAACGGCCTCGATGACGACTGCGACACCTTCGACGACGACGGCCTGGGGCCGGTGCCCTCGGTGAACCAGAACGGCGCCTGCGCCGGCAACCAGGACATCTGCATGGGCAGCGCGGGCTACCAGCCCGATCCGGGCAACCACACCCCCACCACCGAGCTGTGCAACGGCGTGGACGACGACTGCGACACCGCGACCGACGAGGCCTTCCCGACCCTCGGGGCGGCCTGCAGCGTGGGCGCCGGAGAGTGCGCGAGGAGCGGGAACGTCGTCTGCGACGCCGCCCTCACCGGGGTGGAGTGCGACGCCACGCCCGGCGGGCCGATCAGCGAGCTCTGCAACGGGCTCGACGACGACTGCGATGGCGGCACCGACGAGACCTTCCCCACCCTCGGGGCGGCCTGCACCTCGGGCACCGGAGAGTGCGCGCGGAGCGGGAGCTTCGTCTGCGACGCGGCCCTGACCGGGGTGGAGTGCGACGCCACCCCGGGGACGCCGGGCACCGAGATCTGCAACACCCTCGACGACGACTGCGACGGCAGCACCGACGAGGGCGGGGTCTGCGGGGCCTGCGATCCCGACGGGACCTACTCGATCATCGCCGGCGGCCCGACCCTCTCCTACTCCTGCTGCGGAGGGCTGGTGGGCGTGACCGTCTCCTCCTTCACCCTCGCCAACGACGGCGCGCTGGCCACCTCGGCCCCGTCGGACCCCGTCCCCATGATCGGCGGTGCGACCTCCTGCAACGGGGGAAGCTTCGACGACCAGGGCTCCATCGCTGGCGGCTGCACCGAGATCTACCGGGTCGCGGGGACCTTCACCGACGCGAACACCTGGACCGGGACCTACTCGGTGACCTTCGTCGGCTCCCAGTGCGACTGCTTCGGGGGGCTCCTCGGCGCACCCTGCGTGAGTCAGAGCTGGCCCATCACCGCCCAGAAGCCCTGA
- a CDS encoding ATP-binding protein yields the protein MSVSSPHPCAWPQAFESLHEAVLGVTEDDRLCYLNPAARRLLAWPEERPAEGTLIELFHPVDGLELGPEGRLAARICEHTELTGGRPLRQALRRQDEVVLEMEVTASTLLSEAGERCHVILLRRPPELVDFDGGGTRLRAGRERPEPSWQLVFENAPVGIFHFDNRGVITACNERFVENLGSSRQMLIGLDMRTLPNAEIVRCVEQAVAGERTIYDGDYTSVTGGRHRIVRVAFSPILSEEGEVESGVGIVEDITDARRAQQVLSRADRMASLGTLAAGIAHEINNPLAYVMASLEYALRTLPRSSRALEQTEVAGGKSWLDIQRDALGNALEGTERVRRIVSDLGTFSRPAALAEGSSGLSRVLDSAAALAWNEIRHRAHLVKNYGETPRVRGEEPRLVQVFLNLLLNAAQAIPDGDAEHNLIEVGVTRTESGVIVEVRDTGGGIAPDVIDHIFEPFFTTKETGRGTGLGLSVCHGIVSSLGGTISAHPSAGGTTMRVLLPEARPETRPEEERVVRREPRPTYAVSPLRMLFIDDEERLAETLAIALSPHEVVSATSGGEALSLLERDRDFVLVLCDLMIPDLSGPEIYQKVLQRDPELAARFVFVSGGAFTERARDQLARIDVPLVNKPFDIETIEDLLEDRRDSEAYKGHGI from the coding sequence ATGAGCGTCTCCTCTCCTCATCCCTGCGCCTGGCCGCAGGCCTTCGAGAGCCTCCACGAGGCCGTCCTCGGGGTCACCGAGGACGACCGGCTCTGCTACCTCAACCCGGCGGCCCGGCGGTTGCTGGCCTGGCCGGAGGAGCGCCCGGCCGAGGGAACGCTGATCGAGCTCTTCCACCCGGTCGACGGGCTCGAGCTCGGGCCCGAGGGTCGGCTGGCGGCGCGCATCTGCGAGCACACCGAGCTCACCGGGGGGCGCCCCCTGCGCCAGGCCCTCCGGCGCCAGGACGAGGTCGTGCTCGAGATGGAGGTGACGGCCTCCACCCTGCTGAGCGAGGCGGGCGAGCGCTGTCACGTGATCCTCCTGCGCCGCCCCCCGGAGCTCGTGGACTTCGACGGAGGCGGGACCCGGCTGCGCGCCGGGCGCGAGCGCCCCGAGCCCTCCTGGCAGCTGGTCTTCGAGAACGCGCCGGTGGGCATCTTCCACTTCGACAACCGCGGCGTGATCACCGCCTGCAACGAGCGCTTCGTGGAGAACCTCGGCTCCAGCCGCCAGATGCTCATCGGGCTGGACATGCGGACCCTGCCGAACGCGGAGATCGTCCGCTGCGTCGAGCAGGCCGTGGCGGGCGAGCGCACGATCTACGACGGCGACTACACCTCGGTCACCGGTGGGCGGCACCGCATCGTGCGGGTCGCCTTCTCGCCCATCCTCTCCGAGGAGGGGGAGGTCGAGAGCGGCGTGGGGATCGTCGAGGACATCACCGACGCCCGCCGGGCACAGCAGGTCCTCTCCCGCGCCGACCGCATGGCCTCCCTGGGTACCCTCGCCGCGGGCATCGCGCACGAGATCAACAACCCCCTCGCCTACGTCATGGCCAGCCTGGAGTACGCGCTGCGCACCCTCCCGCGCTCGAGCCGGGCGCTCGAGCAGACCGAGGTCGCCGGCGGGAAGAGCTGGCTGGACATCCAGCGCGACGCCCTCGGCAACGCCCTGGAGGGCACCGAGCGGGTGCGGAGGATCGTCTCCGACCTGGGCACCTTCTCCCGGCCGGCGGCCCTCGCGGAGGGGAGCTCGGGCCTCTCCCGGGTGCTGGACAGCGCGGCCGCCCTGGCCTGGAACGAGATCCGCCACCGGGCGCACCTGGTGAAGAACTACGGAGAGACCCCCCGGGTGCGGGGGGAGGAGCCCCGCCTGGTGCAGGTCTTCCTGAACCTGCTGCTCAACGCGGCGCAGGCCATCCCCGACGGAGACGCCGAGCACAACCTGATCGAGGTGGGCGTGACCCGGACCGAGAGCGGCGTGATCGTCGAGGTCCGCGACACCGGCGGCGGCATCGCGCCCGACGTGATCGATCACATCTTCGAGCCCTTCTTCACCACCAAGGAGACGGGTCGGGGGACCGGGCTCGGGCTCTCGGTCTGCCACGGCATCGTCAGCTCCCTGGGGGGCACGATCTCCGCTCACCCCAGCGCGGGCGGCACGACGATGCGGGTGCTCCTCCCGGAGGCCAGGCCGGAGACCCGCCCCGAGGAGGAGCGGGTCGTCCGCCGGGAGCCGCGGCCCACCTACGCGGTCTCGCCCCTGCGGATGCTCTTCATCGACGACGAGGAGCGGCTGGCCGAGACCCTCGCCATCGCCCTCTCGCCGCACGAGGTCGTCTCGGCCACGAGCGGGGGAGAGGCCCTGAGCCTGCTCGAGCGCGACCGGGACTTCGTGCTGGTCCTCTGCGACCTGATGATCCCCGACCTCTCGGGGCCGGAGATCTACCAGAAGGTGCTGCAGCGGGATCCCGAGCTCGCCGCGCGCTTCGTCTTCGTCTCCGGCGGTGCCTTCACCGAGCGGGCGCGGGATCAGCTGGCCCGCATCGACGTCCCCCTGGTGAACAAGCCCTTCGACATCGAGACCATCGAGGACCTCCTCGAGGATCGGCGGGACAGCGAGGCCTACAAGGGCCACGGGATCTAG
- a CDS encoding carboxypeptidase regulatory-like domain-containing protein produces the protein MAHRFVVPALARKLIGLLPVLSLALLAGCQGGSAGQLLEDAVRPDEEGLTLLLAQDDLLHRQFSGAAEGGFTTEILGTGERSFNRVGLRIDAHRTPVIEASGSPDGVAFGPWHHGTITYQDGFAYNAHVDLEHGSRFLRLRLSGIAEEDLSFLSLEVFTFEPLAGLDPGFEPELQDAPEGLGQLRSNLAADGVAVMRSQWGARATQCTSRHTPVRMAIHHTVTPNNDTYDMPRRVRQIQAYHMDSRGWCDVGYHFLIGQDGEVYQAREETYIGAHVANHNTQTAGISFIGDFTSIVPSQAMLDAGARIVRSLSSTYGISIDRTAIKGHREFSGASTACPGNAFYPTLDAFVALAASGGGGGGGGGGATNGTLRGAVFWGTDFAADINDTAKRISGATVTLSNGDVDTTDADGWYQFDVPAGSYTATITAAGYQSGTLARDVSAGTTAWGSVMLTPAATSTGTVKGVVFWGATLDDYAVNVGDASKRIAGATVTFSPGGRSASTDSSGWYEIDLPVGTYTLTASAAGYQDATRPDPVTVTESAVSWGSTMVLGGPTVGVDDRAAPIVTISSPSDGAVVDIPELIVVGTIVDDSPIAYLRANGSDVTVTNGTFRHATFLTPGENQIVFEAADDLNNVGTQTLTVTYVGEEASGVRGFVYDAARGPEVRIADATIQLTGPEDRQLKSDAAGAFDLDLPVGNYLLSIRAPGFDPYQNAVVVTAGSRTRVEAGLALEGSSAGNGVVEITFPAAGELIEAKRVLVTGKVDPEVVVRVVVSGQDATLVGEDFSSEVTLAKGANHLVAVAFDASGAELARATVDVTRKAGALGCQSAGGGAPGLAFTFLGLLGLLGVSAKRRRR, from the coding sequence ATGGCTCACCGCTTCGTCGTCCCCGCTCTCGCCCGCAAGCTCATCGGCCTGCTCCCGGTGCTCTCCCTCGCGCTCCTGGCCGGCTGCCAGGGCGGCAGCGCGGGTCAGCTCCTCGAGGACGCGGTGCGGCCCGACGAGGAGGGCCTGACCCTCCTGCTGGCCCAGGACGACCTCCTCCACCGGCAGTTCAGCGGCGCGGCCGAGGGCGGCTTCACCACCGAGATCCTCGGCACCGGCGAGCGCAGCTTCAACCGGGTGGGCCTGCGCATCGACGCGCACCGCACGCCGGTCATCGAGGCCTCGGGCAGCCCGGACGGCGTCGCCTTCGGTCCCTGGCACCACGGCACCATCACCTACCAGGACGGCTTCGCCTACAACGCTCACGTCGACCTCGAGCACGGCAGCCGCTTCCTGCGCCTGCGCCTCTCGGGGATCGCCGAGGAGGACCTCTCCTTCCTCTCCCTCGAGGTCTTCACCTTCGAGCCCCTCGCCGGCCTCGATCCGGGCTTCGAGCCCGAGCTGCAGGACGCCCCGGAGGGCCTCGGTCAGCTGCGCTCGAACCTGGCCGCCGACGGCGTGGCGGTGATGCGCTCCCAGTGGGGGGCGCGGGCCACCCAGTGCACCTCGCGCCACACCCCCGTGCGGATGGCCATCCACCACACGGTGACCCCCAACAACGACACCTACGACATGCCCCGCCGGGTGCGGCAGATCCAGGCCTACCACATGGACAGCCGGGGCTGGTGCGACGTGGGCTATCACTTCCTCATCGGCCAGGACGGCGAGGTCTACCAGGCGCGGGAGGAGACCTACATCGGCGCGCACGTCGCCAACCACAACACGCAGACCGCCGGCATCTCCTTCATCGGCGACTTCACCTCGATCGTCCCCAGCCAGGCCATGCTCGACGCCGGCGCGCGGATCGTCCGCTCCCTCTCGTCGACCTACGGCATCTCCATCGACCGCACCGCCATCAAGGGTCACCGCGAGTTCTCCGGCGCCTCCACTGCCTGCCCGGGCAACGCCTTCTACCCGACCCTCGACGCCTTCGTGGCCCTGGCGGCCTCCGGCGGCGGCGGCGGCGGTGGTGGCGGCGGGGCGACCAACGGCACCCTGCGGGGCGCGGTCTTCTGGGGCACCGACTTCGCGGCCGACATCAACGACACCGCCAAGCGGATCTCCGGCGCCACGGTGACCCTCTCCAACGGTGACGTCGACACCACCGACGCCGATGGCTGGTATCAGTTCGACGTCCCGGCGGGCAGCTACACCGCCACCATCACCGCCGCCGGCTACCAGAGCGGCACCCTCGCCCGCGACGTCAGCGCCGGCACCACCGCCTGGGGCAGCGTGATGCTCACCCCGGCGGCCACCTCCACCGGCACGGTGAAGGGCGTCGTCTTCTGGGGCGCCACCCTCGACGACTACGCGGTGAACGTCGGCGACGCCAGCAAGCGCATCGCCGGGGCGACCGTGACCTTCTCTCCCGGCGGCCGCAGCGCGAGCACCGACTCCAGCGGCTGGTACGAGATCGACCTGCCGGTCGGCACCTACACCCTCACCGCCTCGGCGGCGGGCTACCAGGACGCCACCCGGCCCGATCCGGTGACCGTCACCGAGAGCGCCGTCTCCTGGGGCTCGACCATGGTCCTCGGCGGCCCGACCGTCGGGGTCGACGATCGGGCGGCGCCCATCGTGACGATCTCCAGCCCCTCCGACGGCGCGGTGGTGGACATCCCCGAGCTGATCGTCGTGGGCACCATCGTCGACGACTCGCCCATCGCCTACCTGCGGGCCAACGGCAGCGACGTGACCGTGACCAACGGCACCTTCCGCCACGCCACCTTCCTGACCCCGGGCGAGAACCAGATCGTCTTCGAGGCCGCGGACGACCTCAACAACGTCGGCACCCAGACCCTCACCGTGACCTACGTGGGTGAGGAGGCGAGCGGCGTGCGGGGCTTCGTCTACGACGCCGCCCGGGGCCCCGAGGTGCGGATCGCCGACGCGACGATCCAGCTCACCGGCCCCGAGGACCGGCAGCTCAAGAGCGACGCCGCCGGCGCCTTCGACCTCGACCTCCCGGTGGGCAACTACCTCCTCTCCATCCGCGCCCCGGGCTTCGACCCCTACCAGAACGCGGTGGTGGTCACCGCCGGCTCCCGCACCCGGGTCGAGGCCGGCCTGGCGCTCGAGGGCAGCAGCGCCGGCAACGGGGTGGTGGAGATCACCTTCCCGGCGGCGGGCGAGCTCATCGAGGCCAAGCGGGTGCTGGTCACCGGCAAGGTCGATCCGGAGGTCGTCGTGCGCGTCGTGGTCTCCGGTCAGGACGCCACCCTGGTGGGGGAGGACTTCAGCAGCGAGGTGACCCTCGCCAAGGGCGCCAACCACCTGGTGGCCGTGGCCTTCGACGCCAGCGGCGCCGAGCTGGCCCGGGCCACCGTCGACGTCACCCGCAAGGCGGGCGCGCTGGGCTGCCAGAGCGCCGGCGGCGGCGCCCCCGGCCTCGCCTTCACCTTCCTCGGCCTCCTGGGGCTGCTGGGCGTCAGCGCCAAGCGTAGGCGGCGCTAG
- a CDS encoding M14 family metallopeptidase has product MAQDPKDGIARLGRLDRGFRSRYLDHAELTEQLEAWAEAFPELCHLEVLDRTEEGREIWLLTVGREPGRRRPGVWVDGNMHASELAGSSVALAIAEEALRLHLEPGQLPLGLPEPMRAALEGALFYVCPRMSPDGAEAVLKTGRYVRSVPRDERQQRNAPRWRSQDVDGDGLSFLMRVPDPAGEFVASDEVEGLMLPRRPGDPGPYFRLYPEGVIESFDGHTIPDPHYLADNDPDLNRNFPWSWAPEPEQSGAGAFPTSERESRAVVRFASEHPNLYAWLNLHTFGGVFIRPLGDEPDTKMNPGDTALFRQLEVWAEGLTGYPMVSGFEEFTYDPEQPIRGDLSEWAYRNRGCLAMVCELWDLLERIGVPRPDRYVERYGRLERDHLLELGRWDRQVNQGRTLHPWVAAEHPQLGPVEVGGVDPRVGMWNPPYELLGEVCEKLSAFWMHVASLLPRVEVEALRLHALEEGAHHLELKVANLGYLSTAGLPSSAALPHNEPLLATLECLDPGIRLPPGTPDRIELGQLTGWGRGLHHASEALYSMRSRGSSCRRTLGWTLLGAGKVRVRVGNCRVGFFELEQTIG; this is encoded by the coding sequence ATGGCCCAGGATCCGAAGGATGGAATCGCCCGGCTCGGCCGGCTCGATCGCGGCTTCCGCAGCCGCTACCTCGATCACGCCGAGCTCACCGAGCAGCTCGAGGCCTGGGCCGAGGCCTTCCCCGAGCTCTGCCACCTCGAGGTCCTCGATCGCACGGAGGAGGGGCGGGAGATCTGGCTGCTGACCGTCGGCCGGGAGCCGGGCCGCCGGCGGCCGGGGGTCTGGGTCGACGGCAACATGCACGCCTCGGAGCTGGCCGGCAGCAGCGTCGCCCTCGCCATCGCCGAGGAGGCCCTGCGCCTGCACCTCGAGCCGGGGCAGCTACCCCTGGGCCTGCCCGAGCCGATGCGCGCGGCCCTGGAGGGTGCCCTCTTCTACGTCTGCCCCCGGATGAGCCCCGACGGCGCCGAGGCCGTCCTGAAGACCGGCCGCTACGTGCGATCGGTCCCGCGCGACGAGCGGCAGCAGCGCAACGCTCCCCGCTGGCGCTCGCAGGACGTGGACGGCGACGGCCTCTCCTTCCTGATGCGGGTGCCCGATCCGGCCGGGGAGTTCGTGGCCTCGGACGAGGTCGAGGGCCTCATGCTGCCCCGCCGCCCCGGTGATCCGGGCCCCTACTTCCGGCTCTACCCCGAGGGCGTGATCGAGAGCTTCGACGGCCACACCATCCCCGACCCCCACTACCTGGCCGACAACGATCCCGACCTGAACCGGAACTTCCCCTGGAGCTGGGCGCCCGAGCCCGAGCAGAGCGGCGCCGGCGCCTTCCCCACCAGCGAGCGGGAGAGCCGCGCGGTGGTCCGCTTCGCCAGCGAGCACCCCAACCTCTACGCCTGGCTGAACCTCCACACCTTCGGCGGGGTCTTCATCCGGCCCCTGGGGGACGAGCCGGACACGAAGATGAACCCGGGGGACACCGCCCTCTTCCGGCAGCTCGAGGTGTGGGCCGAGGGGCTGACCGGCTACCCGATGGTCAGCGGCTTCGAGGAGTTCACCTACGATCCCGAGCAGCCGATCCGCGGCGACCTCTCGGAGTGGGCCTACCGCAACCGCGGCTGCCTCGCGATGGTCTGCGAGCTCTGGGATCTCCTCGAGCGCATCGGCGTGCCGCGGCCGGACCGCTACGTCGAGCGCTACGGCCGACTGGAGCGCGATCACCTGCTGGAGCTGGGCCGCTGGGACCGGCAGGTGAACCAGGGCCGGACCCTGCACCCCTGGGTGGCGGCCGAGCACCCGCAGCTGGGGCCCGTCGAGGTGGGCGGCGTCGACCCCCGGGTGGGGATGTGGAACCCGCCCTACGAGCTGCTCGGCGAGGTCTGCGAGAAGCTCTCCGCCTTCTGGATGCACGTCGCCTCGCTCCTGCCCCGGGTCGAGGTGGAGGCGCTGCGCCTCCACGCGCTGGAGGAGGGCGCCCACCACCTGGAGCTGAAGGTGGCCAACCTCGGCTACCTCTCGACCGCGGGGCTGCCCTCGTCCGCCGCCCTCCCCCACAACGAGCCCCTGCTGGCGACCCTCGAGTGCCTGGATCCGGGGATCCGCCTGCCCCCCGGCACCCCGGACCGGATCGAGCTGGGCCAGCTGACGGGCTGGGGCCGGGGCCTGCACCACGCCTCGGAGGCCCTCTACTCCATGCGCAGCCGGGGCAGCAGCTGCCGCCGCACCCTCGGCTGGACCCTCCTGGGCGCCGGCAAGGTGAGGGTGCGGGTGGGCAACTGCCGGGTGGGCTTCTTCGAGCTGGAGCAGACAATCGGCTGA